One window of the Tetragenococcus koreensis genome contains the following:
- a CDS encoding DUF4044 domain-containing protein, with the protein MRDKKPTSTFSKITKVVIWIMLIATIGTIVLSAVAAIV; encoded by the coding sequence ATGCGAGACAAAAAGCCAACAAGCACTTTTTCAAAAATTACGAAAGTCGTCATATGGATTATGCTAATTGCGACAATCGGCACTATCGTATTGAGTGCTGTAGCAGCAATCGTTTAA
- the recN gene encoding DNA repair protein RecN, which yields MLLELSIENFAIIESLHLTFHKGMTALTGETGAGKSIIIDAMGLLAGGRGSTDYIRQGKTKCVLEGLFELPKQTSFKALLDELGIDQQDELLIIQRDITNSGKSICRVNGRIVTLGNLKRIGAYLVDIQGQNEHQDLLQTEKHLQLVDSFGSPTFKNQLAEFKEQYDEFRELERKVRTIQENEQSYIQRIDMLNFQKKEIEEADLQIDEEEKLVEERDKLTNFQKIVDAFAKSHEVLAAETGNSLDGIGIAAQELQEVAHLDKEYEQINESVQNAYYLLQDAAGEISSILDQLELDEGRLEEVNARLEVIRQLKRKYGESVASVLTYYEKISMELAQADDTGNRLEEMQQNLDKKNNEIWKMAESLHSQRKQIARQLEKDILQELADLYLENTQFEVRFSEEKKVLHRSGFDQVEFYITTNPGEPLKPLAKVASGGELSRILLALKSIFSKAQEKTSIVFDEVDTGVSGRVAQAIAEKISRIAYESQVLCITHLPQVAAAGDYQYLISKEVQKGRTKTIVKEIDIPKRIQEIARMLSGAEITELTMENAKEMLTQAGKIA from the coding sequence ATGTTATTAGAGTTGTCCATTGAAAATTTTGCGATTATAGAAAGCCTCCATTTAACCTTTCATAAAGGCATGACGGCTTTAACGGGAGAAACAGGTGCAGGTAAATCAATTATTATTGATGCAATGGGTTTGCTTGCAGGCGGTAGAGGTTCAACAGATTATATACGCCAGGGGAAAACCAAATGTGTATTAGAAGGGTTATTTGAATTGCCTAAGCAGACGTCTTTTAAAGCCTTACTTGATGAACTAGGTATTGATCAACAAGACGAATTGTTAATTATTCAACGAGATATAACAAATTCTGGTAAAAGTATTTGTCGCGTTAATGGGAGAATTGTCACGCTAGGAAATTTAAAACGGATTGGCGCGTACCTGGTGGATATCCAAGGTCAAAATGAACACCAAGACCTTTTGCAGACGGAAAAGCATTTGCAATTAGTTGATAGTTTCGGTTCGCCAACTTTTAAGAACCAGTTAGCAGAATTTAAGGAACAGTATGATGAATTTCGTGAATTGGAGAGAAAAGTTCGAACCATTCAGGAAAATGAGCAATCTTATATTCAACGGATTGATATGCTGAATTTCCAGAAAAAAGAAATTGAAGAAGCAGATTTACAAATAGACGAAGAAGAAAAGTTAGTTGAAGAACGAGATAAATTAACAAATTTCCAAAAAATTGTAGATGCTTTTGCCAAAAGTCACGAAGTCTTAGCCGCAGAAACTGGAAATAGTCTAGATGGAATTGGCATTGCTGCACAAGAACTACAAGAAGTGGCGCACTTAGATAAAGAATATGAACAAATTAATGAAAGTGTACAGAATGCTTATTATTTATTACAAGACGCTGCTGGTGAGATTTCTAGTATACTCGACCAATTGGAACTAGACGAGGGGCGTTTGGAAGAAGTAAATGCGCGCTTGGAAGTTATTCGTCAGTTAAAGCGAAAGTATGGAGAATCAGTCGCTTCAGTTTTAACTTACTATGAAAAAATTTCAATGGAATTAGCTCAAGCAGATGATACCGGCAACCGTTTAGAAGAAATGCAGCAAAATTTGGATAAAAAGAATAATGAAATTTGGAAAATGGCTGAGAGTCTGCATTCTCAGCGCAAGCAAATTGCACGTCAACTAGAAAAGGATATCTTACAAGAGCTGGCGGATTTATACCTTGAAAACACTCAGTTTGAAGTACGATTTTCTGAGGAAAAGAAAGTATTACACAGAAGTGGCTTTGATCAAGTAGAATTTTATATAACGACCAATCCAGGGGAGCCTCTAAAACCACTAGCTAAGGTTGCATCAGGAGGAGAATTATCACGGATTCTGTTAGCTTTAAAATCGATCTTTTCTAAAGCGCAAGAGAAAACAAGCATTGTTTTTGATGAGGTAGATACGGGCGTTAGCGGACGAGTGGCGCAAGCAATTGCAGAAAAAATCAGCAGAATTGCTTATGAGTCCCAAGTACTTTGTATTACTCATTTACCTCAAGTTGCAGCTGCTGGCGATTATCAGTATTTGATCAGTAAAGAGGTTCAAAAAGGTAGAACCAAAACGATAGTAAAAGAAATTGATATTCCTAAGCGAATTCAAGAGATTGCTCGGATGCTTTCTGGAGCAGAAATTACTGAATTGACGATGGAAAACGCGAAAGAAATGCTGACTCAAGCAGGAAAAATTGCATAA